A single window of Agromyces aureus DNA harbors:
- a CDS encoding aspartate aminotransferase family protein has protein sequence MTENLAGDLDDLIDLDDLARRLDHEHVFHSWSAQAQSPQLVVASGRGSRVWDHSGREYLDFSSQLVNVNIGHQHPAVVSAIREQAELLTTIAPSTVNLARGEAAKRIVDRAPDGFRRVFFTNGGADANENAIRMARLHTGRDKVLSTYRSYHGNTGAAVVSTGDWRRIPNEFARGHVHFFGPYLYRSEFWATTPEQESERALQHLRRVIEAEGPSSIAAVLLESIPGTAGILLPPPGYLAGVRELCDRHGILLILDEVMAGFGRTGRWFAFDGYDVRPDLITFAKGVNSGYIPAGGVIISDPVAETFDERVFPGGLTYSGHPLAMASIVATLDAMASEGIVENARAIGETAIGPALAGLAEKHDVIGEVRGEGVFWAMELVADRETREPLAAAAMGRLKGAMVERGLLPFVQDNRIHVVPPCVVTADEVAEAVAVYDEVLSTVGEN, from the coding sequence ATGACCGAGAACCTCGCCGGAGACCTCGACGATCTCATCGACCTCGACGACCTCGCCAGGCGGCTCGACCACGAGCACGTCTTCCACTCGTGGTCGGCGCAGGCGCAGAGTCCGCAGTTGGTCGTCGCGAGCGGCCGCGGAAGCCGCGTCTGGGACCACTCGGGGCGCGAGTACCTCGACTTCTCGAGCCAGCTCGTCAACGTCAACATCGGCCACCAGCACCCCGCCGTGGTCTCGGCCATTCGAGAACAGGCCGAGCTGCTCACCACGATCGCGCCCTCGACGGTCAACCTGGCGCGCGGCGAGGCGGCCAAGCGCATCGTCGACCGTGCGCCCGACGGATTCCGCCGCGTGTTCTTCACGAACGGCGGCGCCGACGCGAACGAGAACGCGATCCGCATGGCGCGACTGCACACCGGCCGCGACAAGGTGCTCTCGACGTACCGCTCGTACCACGGCAACACCGGGGCGGCCGTCGTCTCGACGGGCGACTGGCGCCGCATCCCGAACGAGTTCGCGCGAGGACACGTGCACTTCTTCGGCCCCTACCTGTACCGTTCCGAGTTCTGGGCGACGACGCCCGAGCAGGAGTCGGAGCGCGCCCTGCAGCACCTGCGCCGCGTCATCGAGGCCGAGGGGCCGTCGTCGATCGCAGCCGTGCTGCTCGAGTCCATCCCGGGCACGGCGGGCATCCTGCTGCCGCCGCCGGGTTACCTCGCCGGCGTGCGCGAGCTCTGCGACCGGCACGGCATCCTGCTGATCCTCGACGAGGTGATGGCGGGCTTCGGCCGCACCGGGCGCTGGTTCGCGTTCGACGGCTACGACGTGCGCCCCGACCTCATCACCTTCGCGAAGGGCGTGAACTCGGGCTACATCCCCGCGGGCGGCGTGATCATCTCCGACCCCGTGGCCGAGACGTTCGACGAGCGCGTGTTCCCCGGCGGACTGACCTATTCGGGGCATCCGCTCGCGATGGCCTCGATCGTGGCGACGCTCGACGCGATGGCCTCGGAGGGCATCGTCGAGAACGCCCGTGCGATCGGCGAGACCGCGATCGGACCGGCGCTCGCCGGGCTGGCCGAGAAGCACGACGTCATCGGCGAGGTCCGCGGCGAGGGCGTGTTCTGGGCCATGGAGCTCGTCGCCGACCGCGAGACGCGCGAGCCGTTGGCGGCAGCGGCGATGGGCAGGCTCAAGGGCGCGATGGTCGAACGCGGACTCCTGCCGTTCGTGCAGGACAACCGCATCCACGTGGTGCCGCCGTGCGTGGTCACCGCAGACGAGGTCGCCGAAGCGGTGGCCGTGTACGACGAGGTGCTGAGCACCGTAGGGGAGAACTGA
- a CDS encoding ABC transporter substrate-binding protein, which translates to MKHSTRRGIAAGAFAVTAALLLAACSSGDSGSGGDASDDSALTPVKLQLQWLPQGQFAGYFAAVDQGFFEEEGLDVEIIPSGGDIVPQDALANGDVDYAIAWVPKVLGSIEQGANLTDIAQIFQRSGTLQVSWADSGIDSVADFEGKKIGSWGFGNEWEIFAAMAAEGLDASTVQIITQDFNMNAFLQGDIDAAQAMTYNEYAQLLETANPDTGELYQPEDFNVISYEDTEGAMLQDAIWADTERLESDSEYADTTVKFLKAVIKGWAFAAANPQDAADITIAAGSGWGPSHELWMVNETNKLIWPSDKGIGIIDEAAWDKTVAGALAAVNEAGDRLITEEPPAGAWSNEYIQKALDELEGEDLDLTGADWSPIEVTLEEGGN; encoded by the coding sequence ATGAAGCACAGCACACGCCGCGGAATCGCGGCCGGAGCGTTCGCCGTCACGGCCGCGCTCCTCCTCGCCGCCTGCTCGTCCGGAGATTCCGGATCCGGCGGCGACGCGAGCGACGACTCGGCCCTCACGCCCGTCAAGCTGCAGCTCCAGTGGCTCCCGCAGGGTCAGTTCGCCGGCTACTTCGCGGCCGTCGACCAGGGCTTCTTCGAAGAAGAGGGGCTCGACGTCGAGATCATCCCGTCGGGCGGTGACATCGTTCCCCAAGACGCGCTCGCCAACGGCGACGTCGACTACGCCATCGCGTGGGTGCCCAAGGTGCTCGGCTCGATCGAGCAGGGCGCCAACCTCACCGACATCGCCCAGATCTTCCAGCGCTCCGGCACCCTGCAGGTGTCGTGGGCCGACTCGGGCATCGACTCGGTCGCCGACTTCGAGGGCAAGAAGATCGGCTCGTGGGGCTTCGGCAACGAGTGGGAGATCTTCGCGGCCATGGCCGCCGAGGGCCTCGACGCCTCGACCGTGCAGATCATCACGCAGGACTTCAACATGAATGCGTTCCTGCAGGGCGACATCGACGCGGCCCAGGCCATGACCTACAACGAGTACGCGCAGCTGCTCGAGACCGCGAACCCCGACACGGGCGAGCTGTACCAGCCCGAGGACTTCAACGTCATCTCGTACGAGGACACCGAAGGCGCCATGCTCCAGGACGCCATCTGGGCCGACACCGAACGACTCGAGAGCGACAGCGAGTACGCCGACACGACGGTCAAGTTCCTCAAGGCCGTCATCAAGGGCTGGGCGTTCGCCGCGGCGAACCCGCAGGACGCCGCGGACATCACGATCGCGGCCGGCTCCGGCTGGGGCCCCAGCCACGAGCTGTGGATGGTCAACGAGACGAACAAGCTCATCTGGCCGTCCGACAAGGGCATCGGCATCATCGACGAGGCCGCGTGGGACAAGACGGTGGCGGGTGCGCTCGCCGCGGTGAACGAAGCCGGCGACCGCCTCATCACCGAGGAGCCGCCCGCCGGCGCCTGGTCGAACGAGTACATCCAGAAGGCCCTCGACGAGCTCGAGGGTGAAGACCTCGACCTCACCGGTGCCGACTGGTCGCCCATCGAGGTCACCCTCGAAGAGGGCGGCAACTAG
- a CDS encoding ABC transporter permease, which translates to MSSHLSPRAETTLRIVAPVAVGVIVLGVWQFLVSVVGVSDYLLPSPASIVEALIASWDSIVSATLITGTNALIGLIVGSLLGIALAALAARWRSIDQMSAPVVAALAVVPIVALAPVLNSMFGADSQFGRQAIAAIASFVPVFINTLRGFRQTTPVHRELMKAYAATPGQVLRTLTLPTARPFILTGIRIASSLAVISALVAEYFGGPRGGLGSLISTSAASSAYARAWAYVVASIALGLLFYLATLLLERLVLRSRTTAPDRTTGTSTTSTRSTTSTTVSH; encoded by the coding sequence ATGAGCTCGCACCTGAGCCCTCGCGCCGAGACGACGCTGCGCATCGTCGCACCCGTCGCGGTCGGCGTGATCGTGCTCGGCGTCTGGCAGTTCCTCGTGAGCGTCGTCGGGGTCTCGGACTATCTGCTGCCGAGCCCGGCGTCGATCGTCGAGGCGCTCATCGCCTCGTGGGACTCGATCGTGTCGGCCACGCTCATCACGGGTACCAATGCGCTCATCGGCCTGATCGTGGGCTCGCTGCTCGGCATCGCCCTCGCCGCGCTCGCCGCGAGGTGGCGTTCCATCGACCAGATGAGCGCCCCCGTCGTCGCGGCGCTCGCGGTCGTGCCGATCGTCGCCCTCGCGCCCGTGCTCAACTCGATGTTCGGCGCCGACAGCCAGTTCGGCCGCCAGGCGATCGCCGCGATCGCGTCGTTCGTGCCGGTCTTCATCAACACGCTGCGGGGGTTCCGCCAGACGACCCCCGTGCATCGCGAACTCATGAAGGCGTACGCCGCGACGCCGGGGCAGGTGCTGCGCACGTTGACGCTGCCGACCGCGCGCCCGTTCATCCTCACGGGCATCCGCATCGCCTCCTCGCTCGCCGTGATCTCGGCCCTCGTCGCCGAGTACTTCGGCGGACCCCGCGGCGGTCTCGGGAGCCTCATCTCGACGTCGGCCGCGTCGAGCGCGTACGCCCGTGCCTGGGCGTACGTCGTGGCATCCATCGCCCTCGGACTGCTCTTCTACCTCGCGACGCTCCTGCTCGAGCGCCTCGTGCTCCGATCCCGCACCACCGCCCCCGATCGCACCACCGGAACCAGCACCACCAGCACTCGCTCCACCACCAGCACCACCGTTTCGCACTGA
- a CDS encoding ABC transporter ATP-binding protein: MSASENAAAAETPAEHAAVPATAAAVSVAPATETAVRVTGVDKVFETRGGLVHALEGIDLEIAAGEFVSLIGPSGCGKSTLMRLVADLDAPTAGTITVFGKTPTQARLDQDYGIAFQQAGLLPWRTVAANVALPLELHGVASAPRKAKVEELLDMVGLADFADRYPDQLSGGMQQRVAIARSLAEQPRLLLMDEPFGALDEMTREKMQSDLVRISAETGAAVVFVTHSIPEAVFLSDRVVVMSPRPGRIREIVPMRLGTAAPTGPTDAAARAARTDGLREDRSFFEMVTAVREALHGAPVATGARGVETR, encoded by the coding sequence ATGAGTGCTTCAGAGAACGCTGCTGCTGCCGAGACCCCGGCCGAACACGCCGCCGTGCCCGCGACGGCCGCTGCGGTATCCGTCGCTCCCGCCACCGAGACCGCCGTGCGCGTGACCGGCGTCGACAAGGTGTTCGAGACGCGCGGCGGCCTCGTGCACGCGCTCGAGGGCATCGACCTCGAGATCGCGGCGGGCGAGTTCGTCTCGCTCATCGGCCCGAGCGGATGCGGCAAGTCCACGCTCATGCGCCTCGTCGCCGACCTCGACGCGCCGACCGCCGGCACGATCACCGTGTTCGGCAAGACGCCGACGCAGGCCCGACTCGACCAGGACTACGGCATCGCGTTCCAGCAGGCGGGCCTGCTGCCGTGGCGCACGGTGGCCGCGAACGTCGCACTGCCGCTCGAACTGCACGGCGTGGCATCCGCCCCCCGCAAGGCCAAGGTCGAGGAGTTGCTCGACATGGTCGGGCTCGCCGACTTCGCCGACCGCTACCCCGACCAGCTCTCTGGCGGCATGCAGCAGCGCGTCGCGATCGCCCGCTCGCTCGCCGAGCAGCCGCGGCTGCTGCTCATGGACGAGCCGTTCGGCGCGCTCGACGAGATGACGCGCGAGAAGATGCAGTCCGACCTCGTGCGCATCTCGGCCGAGACCGGTGCCGCGGTCGTGTTCGTCACGCACTCGATCCCCGAGGCGGTGTTCCTCTCCGACCGGGTCGTCGTCATGTCGCCGCGGCCCGGCCGGATCCGCGAGATCGTGCCCATGCGGCTCGGGACCGCCGCCCCGACCGGACCGACGGATGCCGCGGCGCGCGCCGCACGCACCGACGGCCTCCGCGAGGACCGCTCGTTCTTCGAGATGGTCACCGCCGTGCGCGAGGCGCTGCACGGTGCACCGGTCGCCACCGGTGCACGCGGAGTGGAGACGCGCTGA
- a CDS encoding ABC transporter permease produces MTDVDVRSTTPTTDAAGGTPARGIRSSGGGRSSRRGGSLARRRLAAFGWGAFGVLLLVVLWEGYKLVAPADGVLIGETRVLPRPTDLAMPHVWDMIGRLSEPVTRSPSAQALWLVILLAALTTLGIAAAGWLVGVGVGIGLALVMQRWRIAEWGLFPWIVLSQTVPLIAFAPIVKSWGSRVEIGSFEWQDWMSVALIASYLAFFPIAIGALKGLQSPDRIHEELMQTYAAGYWSTLTKLRFPAAVPYLLPALRLGAANAVIGAVVAEVSTGLQGGIGRLLIQFAGQASGDPAKAWAPIFGAILLGLVAAGSVALLGAILKNYRRTEEAA; encoded by the coding sequence ATGACGGACGTCGACGTGCGCAGCACGACCCCGACGACGGATGCCGCGGGCGGCACGCCTGCGCGCGGCATCCGCTCGTCCGGTGGCGGGCGCTCGTCACGTCGTGGCGGATCCCTCGCACGGCGTCGCCTCGCCGCGTTCGGCTGGGGTGCCTTCGGTGTGCTGCTGCTCGTCGTGCTGTGGGAGGGCTACAAGCTCGTCGCCCCGGCCGACGGCGTGCTGATCGGCGAGACCCGGGTGCTCCCGCGCCCCACCGACCTCGCGATGCCGCACGTGTGGGACATGATCGGGCGTCTCAGCGAGCCCGTGACCCGCTCGCCCTCGGCGCAGGCGCTGTGGCTCGTGATCCTGCTCGCGGCGCTCACGACCCTCGGCATCGCGGCGGCCGGATGGCTGGTCGGCGTCGGCGTCGGCATCGGCCTCGCGCTCGTGATGCAGCGCTGGCGGATCGCCGAGTGGGGCCTGTTCCCGTGGATCGTCCTGAGCCAGACCGTGCCGCTCATCGCGTTCGCGCCGATCGTGAAGAGCTGGGGATCGCGCGTCGAGATCGGCTCGTTCGAGTGGCAGGACTGGATGTCGGTCGCCCTCATCGCGAGCTACCTCGCGTTCTTCCCGATCGCGATCGGTGCGCTCAAGGGACTGCAGTCGCCCGACCGCATCCACGAGGAGCTCATGCAGACCTACGCGGCCGGCTACTGGTCGACGCTGACGAAACTGCGGTTCCCGGCGGCGGTGCCGTACCTGCTGCCGGCGCTGCGGCTCGGTGCGGCGAACGCCGTCATCGGCGCGGTCGTCGCCGAGGTCTCGACGGGCCTGCAGGGCGGCATCGGCCGCCTGCTCATCCAGTTCGCCGGGCAGGCCTCCGGCGACCCGGCGAAGGCCTGGGCCCCGATCTTCGGAGCGATCCTGCTCGGCCTCGTCGCCGCGGGTTCGGTCGCCCTGCTCGGCGCGATCCTCAAGAACTACCGACGAACGGAGGAAGCCGCATGA
- a CDS encoding TIGR03842 family LLM class F420-dependent oxidoreductase produces MDFGVVLQTNPPASRTVHLAKLAEQYGFSTAWTFDSHLLWQEPYVIYSKILSETHRIKVGPFVTNPATRDWTVTASIFATLNEMYGNRTICGIGRGDSAVRVTNGKPVTMAELRESIHVIRELANSRSVEYKGSQLQFPWSKGSELEVWVAAYGPMALKLTGEVGDGFILQLADVDIAKWMIKTVRDAAEAAGRDPMSIKFCVAAPMYIGDDLEHMRDQCRWFGGMVGNHVADIVAKYGMHGDVPEALTDYIKGREGYDYNEHGRAGNTHTSFVPDEIVDRFCILGTAEEHIEKLKQLAELGVDQFAGYLQHDNKEETLRVYGETVIPALSEHITAKA; encoded by the coding sequence ATGGATTTCGGTGTCGTCCTCCAGACCAACCCGCCCGCCTCCCGCACCGTGCACCTCGCCAAGCTCGCCGAGCAGTACGGCTTCAGCACCGCCTGGACCTTCGACTCGCACCTGCTCTGGCAGGAGCCGTACGTCATCTACAGCAAGATCCTCAGCGAGACGCATCGCATCAAGGTCGGACCCTTCGTCACGAACCCGGCCACCCGCGACTGGACCGTGACGGCGTCGATCTTCGCCACGCTCAACGAGATGTACGGCAACCGCACGATCTGCGGCATCGGCCGCGGCGACTCGGCCGTGCGCGTCACGAACGGCAAGCCCGTGACGATGGCGGAGCTCCGCGAGTCGATCCACGTGATCCGGGAGCTCGCGAACTCGCGATCGGTCGAGTACAAGGGCTCCCAGCTGCAGTTCCCGTGGTCGAAGGGCTCCGAGCTCGAGGTCTGGGTCGCCGCGTACGGCCCCATGGCGCTGAAGCTCACGGGCGAGGTCGGCGACGGCTTCATCCTGCAGCTGGCCGACGTCGACATCGCGAAGTGGATGATCAAGACCGTGCGCGACGCCGCCGAGGCAGCCGGGCGCGACCCGATGTCGATCAAGTTCTGCGTCGCCGCGCCCATGTACATCGGCGACGACCTCGAGCACATGCGCGACCAGTGCCGGTGGTTCGGCGGCATGGTCGGCAACCACGTCGCCGACATCGTCGCGAAGTACGGCATGCACGGCGACGTGCCCGAGGCGCTGACCGACTACATCAAGGGCCGCGAGGGTTACGACTACAACGAGCACGGGCGCGCGGGCAACACCCACACCTCGTTCGTGCCCGACGAGATCGTCGACCGGTTCTGCATCCTCGGCACGGCCGAGGAGCACATCGAGAAGCTGAAGCAGCTGGCCGAGCTCGGCGTCGACCAGTTCGCCGGCTACCTCCAGCACGACAACAAGGAGGAGACGCTCCGGGTCTACGGCGAGACCGTGATCCCCGCGCTCTCCGAGCACATCACGGCCAAGGCATGA
- the hydA gene encoding dihydropyrimidinase, translated as MTTTLITGGTVVSATGRAPADVLVDGETIRAVLAPGSTLLGTDVAASVDRVIDATGKYVIPGGIDAHTHMQLPFGGTEASDTFETGTRAAAHGGTTSIIDFAVQTYGQRIEDGLAAWHDKAAGNCAIDYGFHQIVGDVNADSLAAMKRLPDEGISSFKLFMAYPGVFYSDDAQILKAMQVSRDTGLMTMMHAENGPAIDVLAQQLVDAGNTDPYYHGIARAWEMEEEATHRAIMLAKLTGAPLYVVHVSAKQAVEQLAWARDKGQNVFGETCPQYLYLSLEDQLGASGPEWGSFEGAKWVCSTPLRSRAEGHQHSMWQALRTNDLQMVSTDHCPFCMKDQKELGLGDFRKIPNGIGSIEHRMDLMYQGVVTGEITLERWVELTSTTPARMFGLYGRKGVIQPGADADIVVYDPNGHTSIGYGEGKTHHMNMDHSAWEGYEIDGKVDTVLSRGKVIVEGERYLGAKGDGRYLKRGLSQYLI; from the coding sequence ATGACCACCACCCTCATCACCGGCGGCACCGTCGTCAGCGCCACCGGGCGCGCACCGGCCGACGTCCTCGTCGACGGCGAGACGATCCGCGCGGTGCTCGCCCCGGGCAGCACCCTGCTCGGAACGGATGTCGCGGCATCCGTCGACCGCGTGATCGACGCCACCGGCAAGTACGTCATCCCGGGCGGCATCGACGCGCACACGCACATGCAGCTGCCATTCGGCGGCACCGAGGCATCCGACACCTTCGAGACCGGAACGCGGGCGGCCGCGCACGGCGGCACCACGTCGATCATCGACTTCGCCGTGCAGACGTACGGGCAGCGCATCGAAGACGGCCTCGCCGCCTGGCACGACAAGGCCGCGGGCAACTGCGCCATCGACTACGGGTTCCACCAGATCGTCGGCGACGTGAACGCCGACTCCCTGGCCGCGATGAAGCGGCTGCCCGACGAGGGCATCTCGAGCTTCAAGCTCTTCATGGCCTACCCGGGCGTCTTCTACTCCGACGACGCGCAGATCCTGAAGGCCATGCAAGTCTCGCGCGACACGGGCCTGATGACGATGATGCACGCCGAGAACGGGCCCGCCATCGACGTGCTCGCCCAGCAGCTCGTCGACGCCGGCAACACCGACCCGTACTACCACGGCATCGCCCGCGCCTGGGAGATGGAGGAAGAGGCGACCCACCGCGCCATCATGCTCGCCAAGCTCACGGGCGCTCCCCTCTACGTGGTGCACGTCAGCGCGAAGCAGGCCGTCGAGCAGCTCGCCTGGGCTCGCGACAAGGGCCAGAACGTGTTCGGCGAGACCTGCCCGCAGTACCTCTACCTCTCGCTCGAAGACCAGCTCGGGGCATCCGGACCCGAATGGGGCTCGTTCGAGGGCGCGAAGTGGGTGTGCTCGACGCCGCTGCGCTCGCGCGCCGAGGGGCACCAGCACTCGATGTGGCAGGCGCTGCGCACGAACGACCTGCAGATGGTCTCGACCGACCACTGCCCGTTCTGCATGAAGGACCAGAAGGAACTCGGGCTCGGCGACTTCCGCAAGATCCCGAACGGCATCGGCTCCATCGAGCACCGCATGGACTTGATGTACCAGGGCGTCGTCACCGGTGAGATCACGCTCGAACGCTGGGTCGAGCTCACGAGCACGACCCCCGCGCGCATGTTCGGCCTCTACGGGCGCAAGGGCGTGATCCAGCCCGGAGCGGATGCCGACATCGTCGTCTACGACCCGAACGGGCACACGTCGATCGGCTACGGCGAGGGCAAGACCCACCACATGAACATGGACCACTCCGCGTGGGAGGGCTACGAGATCGACGGCAAGGTCGACACCGTGCTCTCGCGCGGCAAGGTCATCGTCGAGGGCGAGCGGTACCTCGGCGCCAAGGGCGACGGCCGCTACCTCAAGCGAGGCCTCAGCCAATACCTCATCTGA
- a CDS encoding nitrilase-related carbon-nitrogen hydrolase, translating to MTIVRAAITQTTWTGDKESMLDKHEQFARDAKDQGAEVVCFQELFYGPYFGITQDQKYYRFAESAEGPIVQRFADLAKQLGTVMVLPIYEEAETGVYYNTSVLVDADGTILGKYRKHHLPHLDRFWEKFYFRPGNLGYPVFDTAVGRVGMYICYDRHFPEGWRELGLNDAHMVFNPNATKPGLSNRLWEVEGPCAAVANGYFVLQPNRVGREDNEYGDLAVDFYGTSQVIDPRGNFVGERGSGTDEEILVRDLDLDMVQQMRDDWQFYRDRRPDSYAKIAKP from the coding sequence ATGACGATCGTCAGAGCGGCCATCACGCAGACCACGTGGACCGGCGACAAGGAGTCGATGCTCGACAAGCACGAGCAGTTCGCCCGCGACGCGAAGGACCAGGGTGCCGAGGTCGTCTGCTTCCAGGAGCTGTTCTACGGCCCGTACTTCGGCATCACGCAGGACCAGAAGTACTACCGCTTCGCCGAATCGGCCGAGGGCCCCATCGTGCAGCGCTTCGCCGACCTCGCCAAGCAGCTCGGCACCGTCATGGTGCTGCCGATCTACGAAGAGGCCGAGACCGGCGTCTACTACAACACCTCCGTGCTCGTCGACGCCGATGGCACGATCCTCGGCAAGTACCGCAAGCACCACCTGCCGCACCTCGACCGGTTCTGGGAGAAGTTCTACTTCCGCCCCGGCAACCTCGGCTACCCCGTCTTCGACACCGCCGTCGGTCGGGTCGGCATGTACATCTGCTACGACCGGCACTTCCCCGAGGGATGGCGCGAGCTCGGCCTGAACGACGCGCACATGGTGTTCAACCCGAACGCCACGAAGCCCGGGCTCTCGAACCGCCTGTGGGAGGTCGAGGGGCCGTGCGCCGCCGTCGCGAACGGGTACTTCGTGCTGCAGCCCAACCGCGTCGGCCGGGAGGACAACGAGTACGGCGACCTCGCCGTCGACTTCTACGGCACGAGCCAGGTCATCGACCCGCGCGGCAACTTCGTCGGCGAGCGGGGCTCGGGCACGGACGAGGAGATCCTCGTGCGCGACCTCGACCTCGACATGGTGCAGCAGATGCGCGACGACTGGCAGTTCTACCGCGACCGCCGGCCCGACTCCTACGCCAAGATCGCGAAGCCGTAA
- a CDS encoding PLP-dependent aminotransferase family protein: MSGIRVDAVRLIDLADFSDASPRSIAGEVARLVNAGELAGGQRLPTVRELAAALGVSPATVSQAWQALARAGLIESRGRAGSFVRGATSARLAPRMRGMAAPDDPVRLDLSRGTPDPLLLPALGPALSRVSAKAETGSYQTEPVIPPLARVLRDSWPSDAEAIMVVDGALDAISRTLEQVVRFGDRVVVESPGFPPFLDLLEVLGAVPVPVRLDENGMRPESLAAALRKRPAAVLLQPRAQNPTGASMTPARAEALARTIEAAERVDDLVVIEDDHSGLISIEGDVTLGTWLPDRVVHVRSFSKSHGPDLRIAALGGPRDLIEHIAGRRMLGPGWTSRMLQTILLDLLVDGTAINTVTEARRQYYTRQRTLGDALRSRGVAAAPADGINLWMPVLGERSALVQLAAAGIRVAAGTPFLAASDATDAANGMRQRAGGDFVRVTVGAMRENADDLADDLASAATHLAAGGY; encoded by the coding sequence GTGTCAGGTATTCGTGTGGACGCCGTTCGACTGATCGACCTCGCCGACTTCTCCGACGCCTCGCCCCGCAGCATCGCCGGGGAGGTCGCTCGGCTCGTCAACGCGGGCGAGCTCGCGGGCGGCCAACGCCTGCCCACCGTGCGCGAGCTCGCCGCCGCGCTCGGCGTGAGCCCGGCCACGGTGAGCCAGGCCTGGCAGGCGCTCGCCCGCGCCGGCCTCATCGAGAGCAGGGGCCGTGCCGGCAGCTTCGTGCGGGGCGCGACATCCGCACGGCTCGCACCTCGCATGCGCGGCATGGCGGCGCCCGACGACCCGGTTCGCCTCGACCTCTCGCGCGGCACGCCCGATCCGCTGCTCCTGCCGGCGCTCGGACCCGCCCTCTCGCGGGTCTCGGCCAAGGCCGAGACCGGCAGCTACCAGACCGAACCCGTGATCCCACCCCTGGCGCGCGTGCTGCGGGACTCCTGGCCGAGCGATGCCGAGGCGATCATGGTCGTCGACGGCGCCCTCGACGCCATCTCGCGCACGCTCGAGCAAGTGGTGCGCTTCGGCGACCGCGTCGTCGTCGAGAGCCCCGGCTTCCCGCCGTTCCTCGACCTGCTCGAAGTACTCGGTGCCGTGCCGGTGCCCGTACGGCTCGACGAGAACGGCATGCGCCCCGAGTCGCTCGCGGCCGCGCTGCGCAAGCGCCCCGCCGCCGTGCTGCTGCAGCCGCGCGCCCAGAACCCCACCGGCGCGTCGATGACGCCCGCCCGTGCCGAGGCGCTCGCCCGCACGATCGAGGCCGCCGAACGGGTCGACGACCTGGTCGTCATCGAAGACGACCACTCGGGGCTCATCTCCATCGAGGGCGACGTCACGCTCGGCACGTGGCTGCCCGACCGGGTCGTGCACGTGCGCAGCTTCTCGAAGTCGCACGGCCCCGACCTGCGGATCGCCGCCCTCGGCGGCCCCCGCGACCTCATCGAGCACATCGCCGGCCGGCGCATGCTCGGCCCCGGCTGGACCTCGCGCATGCTGCAGACCATCCTGCTCGACCTCCTCGTCGACGGCACCGCGATCAACACCGTCACCGAGGCCCGCCGGCAGTACTACACGCGTCAGCGCACGCTCGGCGACGCGCTCCGATCCCGCGGGGTCGCCGCGGCGCCCGCAGACGGCATCAACCTGTGGATGCCGGTGCTCGGCGAGCGGTCGGCGCTCGTGCAGTTGGCGGCGGCCGGCATCCGCGTGGCCGCCGGCACACCGTTCCTCGCGGCATCCGATGCCACGGATGCCGCGAACGGCATGCGCCAGCGGGCCGGAGGCGACTTCGTGCGGGTCACCGTCGGCGCGATGCGCGAGAACGCCGACGACCTCGCCGACGACCTCGCCTCCGCCGCGACGCACCTCGCCGCGGGCGGGTACTGA